The genomic stretch AGGTCTTGGGCAGAGCGGCGTAGAGATCGGACATGGACTTGCCCGGATTGCGATCGAGCATCTGCAGCACATGCACCGCCGTCAGCAGGCCGTCGTCATAGCCGCGGCCGACCGGCGCGTTGAAGAAGAAGTGCCCGGACTTCTCGAAGCCGGCGAGCGCTTTGAGCTCGGTGACGCGACGCTTGATGTAGGAATGGCCAGTCTTCCAATAATCGGCCTTCACATTGCGCGAGATGAGCTCTGGATCGGTCGCGAACAATCCCGTCGATTTCACATCGACGACGAAGGTCGCGCCGGGATGCAGCTTGGAAAGATCGCGCGCCAGCATCACGCCGATCTTATCGGCGAAAATCTCCTCGCCCGTATTGTCGACGACGCCGCAGCGATCGCCGTCGCCATCGAAGCCGAGGCCGACATCGGCGCCGCTCTCGCGCACCTTGTCGGCCATGGCGTGCAGCATATGGAGATCTTCGGGGTTCGGATTGTAGTGCGGGAAATTATAGTCGAGCTCGGTGTCGAGCGGCACGACCTCGCAGCCGATGCGCTCCAGCAGCTTGGGCGCGAAGGCGCCGGCGGTGCCATTGCCGCAGGCGGCGACGACCTTCAGCTTGCGGGAGAGCGTTACGCCGGAGGCGAGATCGTCGAGATAGGTCTGGCCGAAATTCTCCACATAGCGATAGGAGCCGCCCTCGGCGGAACGGAAGGCGCCGGCGAGCACGATCTCCTTGAGGCGTGTCATCTCCACGGGGCCGAAGGTCACGGGACGCTGCGCGCCCATCTTCACGCCGGTCCAGCCATTGTCATTGTGCGAGGCCGTGACCATGGCGACGGCGGGAACATCCAGCGCGAATTGCGCAAAATAAGCCATGGGCGAGAGCGCGAGGCCGATATCGTGCACGCGCACGCCGGCGGCCATCAGGCCGGAGATCAGCGCAAGCTTTATGGAGGCGGAATAGGCGCGATAGTCGTGGCCGGTGGCGAGCTCGAGCGGCACGCCCATCTCATGGAGCAGCGTGCCCAGTCCGAGGCCGAGCGCCTGCACCCCCATGAGGTTGAGCTCCTTCTCGAACAGCCAGCGCGCGTCATATTCGCGAAACCCCGTCGGCTTCACGAGCGGCGTCGTCTCATAGGCGTAGGTGTTCGGGGCGAGATCGGAAACGGGGGTCGGAAACATCGCATCTCCTAAAGGACGAACCTCGGTTCGCATGCACATAAGGGAAAAACGCCGCCGCGCCAAACCTCGGCGCGTCGATCCGCCGCGCGGCGCCGGCGAAACGAAACGACATATCCGACGCATCTGCCCGGCTTCCGATCCATCAGGACAAAAAAATCAATCAGGACGCGAATAGGCGCGACATCGGCCGAGCAATGGCGGAGGACGAATTCAGCGACGTTTCATACGGATATGGAATCGAGCGCCGATATATGACCGTTTTACGTCGGCGAGCCGAAAAATATAGAAAATATTCTTTGCGCCGCACTCTGCGTTCTCGGCTGCGCCGTTGCGCCGGCAGGCCCTGCGACGGCTGCAGCGAGAAAAGCGCGGCGAACCATCGTGGTTCGCCGCGCCGGCCGCCTGGCGCACATGGGGGACGCGCCAGGCTAGCTCTCGATGACTCTCGTAGAGTCAAAACGCTTTTCGGGGAGATCGGAGCGCGGTTCAGCTATAGGCCAGGACGCCGTTATAGTAAACTATTTCTATGGGATTTACATAGTAATTCCGCGGCCGATTGCGCATTCGGAGCGGCTGGGCGATCATCGCCGCCGCAATGGCAAGGAGAATTCGCATGGTCGAGCGACAGCCCTATTCGCCTCTCGCCAAGACGCTGCATTGGATCATCGCCGCTCTGGCGCTGACCTCCCTGCCGACCGGCGTGGTAATGGCCGATCTCGATAAAGGGCCGCTGCAGGACAATCTGTTCGTGCTGCACGAATCGATCGGCGTCATCGTGCTGGCTCTGATGGTTCCCCGCCTTCTCGCGCGGCTGCGCCGTCGGCCGGGCTCCAGCGCCGATCTGACGCCGGCCGAGCGTCTCGTCTCGAAAGCGACGCATCGCGGGCTCTATCTGCTGCTGATCGCGACGCCGATCGTCGGCTGGCTGGCGTTGTCGGCCTATGGCCTCGGGCCGAGCTTCTTCTGGCTCGGCCATCTTCCGGCCCTCCTCGGCAAGGACGAGCCGCTATCGAAACAGCTCTTCGAGCTGCATGAGTTTCTCGGCTGGGTCCTGCTCGCGCTGATCGCGCTGCATATCGCCGGCGTCATCCGCCATCGCATCGCCGGCGACGAGGTCGTCTGGCGCATGCTTCCAGAGGCTTGGCGCAAATAGCGAATCGCGGGGACGCGCGATGCGTCCCCGCCGATCGCGCCCTCAGGCGTGGCCCTGCGTCGGGAAATACAGCCGGTAGACTTTCTGCCCCGGCGCCACGACCGATTCCTCGTGCCGCACAATGATCTTCGTGTCGGCGTCCGGGCCGATGGTCTCCCCGTCACCCAGCACAGCGCCGGCGTCGACGAGATAAGCGGCGATATCGATCAGAAAGCCGTTCAGCTCGCTGGGATCGTCCTTGAAGCCCCGGGTCTCGATCTCCATCAGGCCAAAAGCCGTGAGCCCTTTGGTGATGGCCGAGACGCCGCCGTCCGGGTCGCGACCGAGCGCCACCGCGACGAAGAAGGGAATCGGCGGCTGATCGCCGCTTTTCGACACCACCTCGGCGACCAGCGCGGCCGGCCAGAGAGCGTCGGAGCCGGCGAAATGCACGGCGCAAGCGGCGGGCGTCGCCTCGATGACCGCCGTGATGGCGCGGCCGAGCAGGAGCGCGCGAGTCTTGGCGTCGGCGGCGCCGGTCACGGCCACCACCACATGGCCGGCATGGCCTTCGATCGCCGGCCAGACGTCCTTCCAATGCCAAGCGTAGGCGACGCAAGGATCATCCTCGGCGATGGGCGCCGGCGCCGCCACGCCGCCGATGGCCACCATGGCGCCATCGGCGAGAAACACGCTGGTTCCGCCGGGGATTTCCTTGTCCGGCGTCTGCGCCTGCGGGAAATGCCGCCGGATCGCGGCGCCGAGCGCCTCCCCCTCGGGAAGCAGCCCGTCCTTCGAGAGGACGAGCGCGAGCATTGTGTCATTGGGGGCGGCCATGCTGGGCTCCGGGTGAAAGGTGAGAATTGACGCGAGAGACCGAAGCGGACTCTCCGCCCGATTGCCCCATGTCGGGAACCGTTTTGGTTCTAGCACAGATGGCGCCATAGGCGCTTCAGCCCGCCGCCCACCGGGCGAATAGATCCGAATGCCCGATCTCGCACCCTTCGGCCATCCGACGGGCGCGACGCCAATCCTCGATCGTCTCTGCCGAAATCTCCCCAGTCTCGGTCACGGCCGCCGCCGAGCCCTCGGCCAGAGCGGCGATCAACGCCGTTTCCCCCGCGCCGAGCCGCCAAGGGCTGGGCGCCGTCTCGACGCTATAGCCGAGCCTCTCCAGCGCGCGCGCCAGCACTTCCGCCGCACGCGGCCCGGCGGCCGGTCCAAAACCTTTGTCGCGCGCCTGATGGCGGCAGAAGGCGGCGAGCATTCGCCCATCGTCGGCATGCGGGGGCATCCAGCGCTCCTCGCCGGAATAGCTCAATATCGCATAGAGCGGCAGGCGGCGCGCCGCTATCTCCTCCGCAAAGGCCTCGAGCCATTGCGCCGAGACGAGATCGAAAAATGCCGCCGAGGTCGCGAGATCGATCTTTCCCGCGAGCGCCGCGCCTGCTCCGCCGGAGAGATCGGCGGTCCGAAATGCGACATCGAGACGCCGCGCTCCCTTGGAGAGCATCAGCGTCTCGCCCTCCTCCGCGGCGTCGGCCCAGGCGATGAGACGCGCTCTCGCGGCGGCGAGCAGCGCCGGATCATGATCGATGAGAAGCCAGTTCTGACGCGCCGGCAGAAATTCGGCGAGGCCGCGGAGATTGGAGCCGGCCCCGCAGGCGAGATCGACGATGCTCAGAGCGTCGCGATCCGCAAAAGCGCGCGCGACGCTCTCGCGCAAGGCGGGATTGCGCGCGGCATGATCTGCGCCCTCGCGCAGATCGAGCCATTCGGCCGAGAAACTGCTCATGCCGCCTCCCTCGCCACATTGGCGATGATGCGCGCCGTCTCTTCCCAGCGCGGCAGCGCCCGACCGGCGCGCCAGGACGCCTCGCCGAGCCGCGCCCGCAAGGCCGAAACCGCAATGATCGCGCGCAGAGCCTCCCGTAGCGCCGCCACGTCGCCGGGCGGAATTTTCAAAGCGGCGCTATCGGGGATCGTGTCGCCCGCGGCGCCTCCCGTCGTCGCGACGATGGGCAGCCCGCGCGCCAGCGCCTCGGCGAGCGCCATGCCGTAGCCCTCGTGGAGCGATGCGGAGACGAAGACATCGGCGCGATGAAAGACCGCGTCCAGCGCCTCGCCAGAAAGCTCGCCGCGCAGAGCGATGCGCCCGCCGAGGCCCTTCGCCTCTATGAGCTGCGCGAGATCGGTCGCCGTCTGCGGCGAATGGCCAGCGCCGCCGACGATGGCGAGGCGCCAGTCGAGATCACAAAGGCCGCTCAGCGCCTCGACCAGAAGATGGAACGCCTTGCGCGGAATGATCGAGCCGACGGCGAGCAGCGCCGGCGCGCCGCCCGAGCCTCTTGCGCGCTCGGCCGGATCGGTTCCCGGCGGAGCGATGGTCAGCTTGCGCTCGCAGACGCCGAAATCGCGGATCAGCGTCTCGCCCGTATGCGCGCTGGTGGCGATCACATGAGCGGCGCGGGCCAGCGCCCGACGCTCGCTCTCGCGCAGCGCCGCTGCGCGCTCCGGCGCGAGCCACGCCTCGAGGCAGAGCGGATGATGGCAGAGCGCCACGATCGGCGCCGCAATGGCTGCGATCGCCGTCTCGGAGAGCGCGCCATAGGCGAGGCCGTCGATGAGCGCGACATCCTCCGCCGTCAATTCACGCGCGAGAATCGCGGCGACGGCGCCCTCCTCCTCGGCCGTCGGATGCGGAAAGCCGCCCGGCAGCGCGAGATGGACCGCCGCGACGCCCTGCTGCGCCAATTCCGCGAGGACGCGGCGGTCATAGCCGTAACCGCCGGTCCTCGCCTCTATGTCTCCGGGAATGGCGAAGACGAGACGCCTCACACGGCGCCCTCGAACCATGCGCGGGCGACATGGGATTCGTGCAGCGTCACGCGAATGCGCGAGATCCCTTCGCCGCCCGGCCCGAGCGCGCCGGTGCGGGCGGCGGCGGCCATGGCGTCGAAAATATGCCGCGACAGAAATTCGGTCGTCGTCTGCCGGCCCTTGAACTGCTCGATCTCGTCGAGATTCTGATAGTTCAGCGGCGCCAGCGTCGCCTTCAGCGCGTCATGGGCGCGGCCGATGTCGACGACCACCTCGTCGACGGTCAGCGTCTCACGAAAAAACGCCACATCGACGACGAAAGTCGCGCCATGAAGGCGCTGCGCCGGGCCGAACAGCTCGCCCTTGAAGCTATGGGCGATCATGATGTGGTCGCGAACTTCGACTGCGTACATTTTCTTCTCCGTTCAATAGCGAAACAATGTGGCGAGGCCGCTCGCCCCGGGCGCGAGAATGCGCTCTAGCTCCCGCGGCGCGTCGGCGAAGGGAATTTCCTCGGTGATGAGCGCGTCGAGGCGCGGATCGGCGAGCAGCTCCAGCGCCTTGTCCAGCCGACGCGCGTAGCTCCAGCGTGGCCGGCGCGAGGGCGCGACCTGCCCCACTTGCGAGGAGACGAGCCGCAGCCGATTGGCGTGAAAGCCGCCGCCGAGCGGCGCGGAGACCTGCCCCTCCCCATACCAGCTCAATTCGACGATCGTCGCCTCCGGCCCCGCCGCGGCGAGCGACAGCGCCAGCCCCTCGGAGGAAGCGCTAGCGTGGAAGACGACATCCGCGCCCAATTCCACCAGCGCGTCGGCGCCGACGAATCGCGCGCCGAGACT from Methylosinus sp. C49 encodes the following:
- a CDS encoding phosphomannomutase/phosphoglucomutase, which encodes MFPTPVSDLAPNTYAYETTPLVKPTGFREYDARWLFEKELNLMGVQALGLGLGTLLHEMGVPLELATGHDYRAYSASIKLALISGLMAAGVRVHDIGLALSPMAYFAQFALDVPAVAMVTASHNDNGWTGVKMGAQRPVTFGPVEMTRLKEIVLAGAFRSAEGGSYRYVENFGQTYLDDLASGVTLSRKLKVVAACGNGTAGAFAPKLLERIGCEVVPLDTELDYNFPHYNPNPEDLHMLHAMADKVRESGADVGLGFDGDGDRCGVVDNTGEEIFADKIGVMLARDLSKLHPGATFVVDVKSTGLFATDPELISRNVKADYWKTGHSYIKRRVTELKALAGFEKSGHFFFNAPVGRGYDDGLLTAVHVLQMLDRNPGKSMSDLYAALPKTWGSPTMSPHCADETKYGVVDKVIARFQKMEADGVAFTGQKIRDLVTVNGVRVTTADGTWGLVRASSNKPELVVVVESPVSEARMREMFHAVDAVLRENPEVGAYNQTI
- a CDS encoding cytochrome b/b6 domain-containing protein: MVERQPYSPLAKTLHWIIAALALTSLPTGVVMADLDKGPLQDNLFVLHESIGVIVLALMVPRLLARLRRRPGSSADLTPAERLVSKATHRGLYLLLIATPIVGWLALSAYGLGPSFFWLGHLPALLGKDEPLSKQLFELHEFLGWVLLALIALHIAGVIRHRIAGDEVVWRMLPEAWRK
- a CDS encoding DUF4261 domain-containing protein, producing MAAPNDTMLALVLSKDGLLPEGEALGAAIRRHFPQAQTPDKEIPGGTSVFLADGAMVAIGGVAAPAPIAEDDPCVAYAWHWKDVWPAIEGHAGHVVVAVTGAADAKTRALLLGRAITAVIEATPAACAVHFAGSDALWPAALVAEVVSKSGDQPPIPFFVAVALGRDPDGGVSAITKGLTAFGLMEIETRGFKDDPSELNGFLIDIAAYLVDAGAVLGDGETIGPDADTKIIVRHEESVVAPGQKVYRLYFPTQGHA
- a CDS encoding SAM-dependent methyltransferase gives rise to the protein MSSFSAEWLDLREGADHAARNPALRESVARAFADRDALSIVDLACGAGSNLRGLAEFLPARQNWLLIDHDPALLAAARARLIAWADAAEEGETLMLSKGARRLDVAFRTADLSGGAGAALAGKIDLATSAAFFDLVSAQWLEAFAEEIAARRLPLYAILSYSGEERWMPPHADDGRMLAAFCRHQARDKGFGPAAGPRAAEVLARALERLGYSVETAPSPWRLGAGETALIAALAEGSAAAVTETGEISAETIEDWRRARRMAEGCEIGHSDLFARWAAG
- a CDS encoding glycosyltransferase family 4 protein, yielding MRRLVFAIPGDIEARTGGYGYDRRVLAELAQQGVAAVHLALPGGFPHPTAEEEGAVAAILARELTAEDVALIDGLAYGALSETAIAAIAAPIVALCHHPLCLEAWLAPERAAALRESERRALARAAHVIATSAHTGETLIRDFGVCERKLTIAPPGTDPAERARGSGGAPALLAVGSIIPRKAFHLLVEALSGLCDLDWRLAIVGGAGHSPQTATDLAQLIEAKGLGGRIALRGELSGEALDAVFHRADVFVSASLHEGYGMALAEALARGLPIVATTGGAAGDTIPDSAALKIPPGDVAALREALRAIIAVSALRARLGEASWRAGRALPRWEETARIIANVAREAA
- a CDS encoding 6-carboxytetrahydropterin synthase gives rise to the protein MYAVEVRDHIMIAHSFKGELFGPAQRLHGATFVVDVAFFRETLTVDEVVVDIGRAHDALKATLAPLNYQNLDEIEQFKGRQTTTEFLSRHIFDAMAAAARTGALGPGGEGISRIRVTLHESHVARAWFEGAV